In Pseudomonas sp. GCEP-101, one DNA window encodes the following:
- a CDS encoding methyl-accepting chemotaxis protein, with protein sequence MIKSLKFSHKILLAASLVVFSAFALFTAYNDYLQRNAIREDLESYLREMGDVTASNIQNWLSGRLLLIESTAQTLARDSSAEHMTGLLEQDSLRKTFNFAYLGQEDGTFTMRPNSAMPDGYDPRTRPWYKDAVAAGGTTLTEPYIDAATQQLIMTVATPARAGGKTLGVVGGDLGLQTLVQIINSLDFNGMGYAFLVSGDGKILVHPDKNLIMKTLADVYPQNTPKIGGGFSEAELNGKTRILSFTQVKGLPSVNWYIGLSIDKDAAYSMLSKFRASAIVAAAIAIVAILLLLGMLIRVLMQPLTTMGRAMEDIAQGEGDLTKRLKVASNDEFGVLGNAFNRFVERIHESIREVASTARQLHDVSQLVVNASNSSMSNSDEQANRTNSVAAAINELGAAAQEIARNAADASHHATDASHQAGDGRQVVEQTISAMNLLSDKISSACANIEALNSRTVNIGQILEVIKGISEQTNLLALNAAIEAARAGEAGRGFAVVADEVRNLAHRAQESAQQIQKMIEELQIGAREAVDTMTESQRYSLESVEIANRAGERLASVTHRIGEIDSMNQSVATATEEQTAVVDSLNMDITEINTLNQEGVENLQATLRACADLENQAGRLRQLVDSFRI encoded by the coding sequence ATGATCAAGAGCCTGAAATTCAGCCATAAGATTCTCCTGGCCGCTTCTCTTGTGGTTTTCTCGGCATTCGCCCTGTTCACCGCCTACAACGACTATTTACAGCGCAATGCGATCCGCGAGGACCTGGAGAGCTACCTGCGGGAGATGGGTGACGTCACCGCCAGCAACATCCAGAACTGGCTGAGTGGCCGGCTGCTGCTGATCGAAAGCACCGCCCAGACCCTGGCTCGCGACAGCTCCGCCGAGCACATGACCGGCCTGCTGGAGCAGGACAGCCTGCGCAAGACCTTCAACTTCGCCTACCTGGGCCAGGAAGACGGCACCTTCACCATGCGCCCCAACAGCGCCATGCCTGACGGTTACGACCCGCGCACCCGCCCCTGGTACAAGGATGCCGTGGCCGCCGGCGGCACCACGCTGACCGAGCCCTACATCGACGCGGCCACCCAGCAACTGATCATGACCGTCGCCACCCCGGCCCGCGCCGGCGGCAAGACCCTCGGCGTGGTCGGCGGCGACCTTGGCCTGCAGACCCTGGTGCAGATCATCAACTCGCTCGACTTCAACGGCATGGGCTACGCCTTCCTGGTCAGCGGCGACGGCAAGATCCTCGTCCACCCGGACAAGAACCTGATCATGAAGACCCTCGCGGACGTCTACCCGCAGAACACGCCCAAGATCGGCGGCGGCTTCAGCGAGGCCGAGCTCAATGGCAAGACGCGTATCCTCAGCTTCACCCAGGTGAAGGGCCTGCCGTCGGTGAACTGGTACATCGGCCTGTCCATCGACAAGGACGCGGCCTACTCCATGCTGAGCAAGTTCCGCGCCTCGGCCATCGTCGCCGCGGCGATCGCCATCGTCGCCATCCTGCTCCTGCTGGGCATGCTGATCCGCGTGCTGATGCAGCCGCTGACCACCATGGGCCGCGCCATGGAAGACATCGCCCAGGGCGAAGGCGACCTGACCAAGCGCCTGAAGGTCGCCAGCAACGACGAATTCGGCGTGCTGGGCAATGCCTTCAACCGCTTCGTCGAACGTATCCATGAATCCATCCGCGAAGTCGCTTCCACCGCGCGCCAGCTGCACGACGTTTCGCAGCTGGTGGTGAACGCCTCCAACTCGTCCATGAGCAACTCCGACGAGCAGGCCAACCGCACCAACAGCGTGGCCGCGGCGATCAACGAACTCGGCGCCGCCGCCCAGGAGATCGCCCGCAACGCCGCCGACGCCTCGCACCACGCCACCGATGCCTCGCACCAGGCCGGCGACGGGCGCCAGGTGGTGGAGCAGACCATCAGCGCGATGAACCTGCTGTCGGACAAGATCAGCTCGGCCTGCGCCAACATCGAAGCGCTGAACAGCCGCACGGTGAACATCGGGCAGATCCTGGAAGTCATCAAGGGCATTTCCGAGCAGACCAACCTGCTGGCCCTGAACGCCGCCATCGAGGCCGCCCGCGCCGGTGAAGCGGGCCGTGGCTTCGCCGTGGTGGCGGACGAGGTGCGCAACCTGGCGCACCGCGCCCAGGAGTCGGCCCAGCAGATCCAGAAGATGATCGAGGAATTGCAGATCGGCGCCCGCGAAGCCGTGGACACCATGACCGAAAGCCAGCGCTACAGCCTGGAGAGCGTGGAAATCGCCAACCGCGCCGGCGAACGTCTGGCCAGCGTCACCCACCGCATCGGTGAGATCGACTCGATGAACCAGTCGGTGGCGACCGCCACCGAGGAGCAGACCGCCGTGGTCGACTCGCTGAACATGGACATCACCGAGATCAACACACTGAACCAGGAAGGCGTGGAGAACCTGCAAGCCACCCTGCGCGCCTGCGCCGACCTGGAGAACCAGGCCGGCCGCCTGCGCCAACTGGTGGACAGCTTCCGCATCTGA
- a CDS encoding methyl-accepting chemotaxis protein, translating into MLHSLSFSRKILLAASLVVTFAFACFIVFNDFRQREAIHSDTESYLSEVGSLTASNIQSWLEGRIQLVEAEAAQLADGEPTPERIQHVLEQQVFQKNFESVYLGEAASGVFTMRPYAPMPDGYDPRTRGWYKDAVAAGRLIVTEPFLDAGTNEQILAMSMPVMRNGQLVGVAAGDMKLETITAIINSLKFDGDGYAFLVSDAGKILLHPDSSLIFKSLAEVYPQGAPKVQPGVQEVSVNGEDQLVSMTPVKGLPGVTWYVALVLNKDSAYAMLSDFRNTAIIATVIAIVAILFLLGMLIRVLMAPLTDMGRAMQDIAQGEGDLTKRLNVASNDEFGVLANAFNRFVERIHESIREVASTARQLHDVSQLVVNASNSSMSNSDEQANRTNSVAAAINELGAAAQEIARNAADASHHATDASHQSADGRQVVEQTISAMNLLSDKISSACANIESLNSRTVNIGQILEVIKGISEQTNLLALNAAIEAARAGEAGRGFAVVADEVRNLAHRAQESAQEIQKMIEELQVGAREAVDTMTESQRYSLESVEIANRAGERLASVTHRIGEIDSMNQSVATATEEQTAVVDSLNMDITEINTLNQEGVENLQATLRACADLENQAGRLRQLVDSFRI; encoded by the coding sequence ATGCTTCATTCGCTGTCCTTCTCCAGGAAGATTCTCCTGGCCGCCTCCCTGGTGGTCACCTTTGCCTTCGCCTGTTTCATCGTCTTCAACGATTTCCGCCAGCGCGAGGCAATCCATTCCGACACCGAATCCTACCTCTCCGAGGTGGGCAGCCTGACCGCCAGCAATATCCAGAGCTGGCTGGAAGGCCGCATCCAGCTGGTGGAAGCCGAAGCTGCACAACTGGCCGATGGCGAGCCGACGCCCGAGCGCATCCAGCATGTGCTGGAGCAGCAGGTGTTCCAGAAGAACTTTGAATCGGTGTACCTGGGCGAAGCCGCCAGCGGCGTGTTCACCATGCGCCCCTACGCGCCGATGCCCGACGGCTACGACCCGCGCACCCGCGGCTGGTACAAGGACGCCGTGGCCGCCGGCCGGCTGATCGTCACCGAGCCCTTCCTCGATGCCGGCACCAACGAGCAGATTCTCGCCATGTCCATGCCGGTGATGCGCAACGGCCAACTGGTCGGCGTGGCCGCCGGCGACATGAAGCTGGAAACCATCACCGCGATCATCAACTCGCTGAAATTCGACGGCGACGGCTACGCCTTCCTGGTCAGCGACGCCGGCAAGATTCTGCTGCACCCCGACAGCAGCCTGATCTTCAAGAGCCTCGCCGAGGTCTACCCGCAAGGTGCGCCCAAGGTGCAGCCGGGCGTGCAGGAAGTCAGCGTCAATGGCGAGGACCAACTGGTCTCCATGACGCCGGTGAAGGGCCTGCCAGGTGTGACCTGGTACGTCGCGCTGGTGCTCAACAAGGACTCCGCCTACGCCATGCTCAGCGACTTCCGCAACACCGCGATCATCGCCACGGTCATCGCCATCGTTGCCATCCTGTTCCTGCTGGGCATGCTGATCCGCGTGCTGATGGCTCCGCTGACCGACATGGGCCGCGCCATGCAGGACATCGCCCAGGGCGAAGGCGACCTGACCAAGCGCCTGAACGTCGCCAGCAACGATGAATTCGGCGTGCTGGCCAACGCCTTCAACCGCTTCGTCGAGCGTATCCATGAATCCATCCGCGAAGTCGCTTCCACCGCGCGCCAGCTGCACGACGTTTCGCAGCTGGTGGTCAACGCCTCCAACTCCTCGATGAGCAACTCCGACGAGCAGGCCAACCGCACCAACAGCGTGGCCGCGGCGATCAACGAACTGGGCGCCGCCGCCCAGGAAATCGCCCGCAACGCCGCCGACGCCTCGCACCATGCCACCGATGCCAGCCACCAGTCCGCCGACGGCCGCCAGGTGGTGGAGCAGACCATCAGCGCGATGAACCTGCTGTCGGACAAGATCAGCTCGGCCTGCGCCAACATCGAGTCGCTGAACAGCCGCACGGTGAACATCGGGCAGATCCTGGAAGTCATCAAGGGCATCTCCGAGCAGACCAACCTGCTGGCCCTGAACGCCGCCATCGAGGCCGCCCGCGCCGGTGAAGCCGGCCGTGGCTTCGCCGTGGTGGCGGACGAAGTGCGCAACCTGGCGCACCGCGCCCAGGAGTCCGCCCAGGAAATCCAGAAGATGATCGAGGAGTTGCAGGTCGGCGCCCGCGAAGCCGTGGACACCATGACCGAGAGCCAGCGCTACAGCCTGGAAAGCGTGGAGATCGCCAACCGCGCCGGCGAGCGCCTGGCCAGCGTCACCCACCGCATCGGCGAGATCGACTCGATGAACCAGTCGGTGGCGACCGCCACCGAGGAGCAGACCGCCGTGGTCGACTCGCTGAACATGGACATCACCGAGATCAACACGCTGAACCAGGAGGGCGTGGAGAACCTGCAGGCGACCCTGCGCGCCTGCGCCGACCTGGAGAACCAGGCCGGCCGCCTGCGCCAGCTGGTGGACAGCTTCCGCATCTGA
- a CDS encoding Flp family type IVb pilin has protein sequence MKNLSLKLYCKAKAFMADKEGATAIEYAVIAGLISVVVISAAALIGTDLGNIMDNIKTEVAKAK, from the coding sequence ATAAAAAACCTGTCCCTGAAACTGTATTGCAAGGCCAAGGCATTCATGGCCGACAAGGAAGGGGCAACGGCGATTGAATATGCGGTAATTGCAGGTTTGATCTCGGTAGTCGTTATCAGTGCGGCCGCGCTGATCGGAACCGATCTCGGCAACATCATGGACAACATCAAGACCGAAGTTGCCAAAGCGAAATAA
- the cpaB gene encoding Flp pilus assembly protein CpaB, with translation MNSKVLMVFAGLLLVCAGVVGYLGLQVGKPAAPIAGVVQEAAPAAMAEADKLQRTAVVVAARDLPALTVIGKDDVSVEMLRTAPAGSFPKPEVVIGQRVWVAVPAGNILTSAITEPGGPLARTIRPDERAMAIAVDDVIGGGGFVLPGDYVDVMLFVQDQQSTERSLSAQVVLPGVRVLTYGEQIAVSSDGQARTAGDPKDKTPKPPRTAVLAVPAEAASRLMLASQAGSLRLAVRSKDENLYEKEQQGRYLQASLGNPSSAPITLEQLIGKPRPAAAPAVRQVSAPQVDAGVVVYRGTAVTREAH, from the coding sequence ATGAATAGCAAGGTGCTGATGGTATTCGCCGGGCTGTTGCTGGTGTGCGCCGGTGTAGTGGGGTATCTGGGGTTGCAGGTGGGCAAGCCGGCCGCGCCGATTGCCGGTGTGGTGCAGGAGGCGGCGCCCGCCGCGATGGCCGAAGCCGATAAGCTGCAACGTACCGCCGTGGTGGTGGCGGCCCGCGATTTGCCGGCCCTGACGGTGATCGGCAAGGACGACGTCAGCGTGGAGATGCTGCGTACCGCGCCCGCCGGCAGCTTTCCCAAACCAGAGGTGGTCATCGGCCAGCGTGTCTGGGTCGCGGTCCCGGCGGGCAATATTCTCACGTCCGCCATTACCGAACCGGGCGGCCCCCTGGCCCGCACCATCCGCCCGGACGAGCGCGCCATGGCGATCGCTGTCGACGACGTCATCGGCGGTGGCGGCTTCGTACTGCCGGGTGACTATGTCGACGTCATGCTCTTCGTCCAGGACCAGCAGAGCACCGAGCGCAGCCTCAGCGCCCAGGTAGTGCTGCCCGGTGTACGGGTGCTGACCTACGGCGAGCAGATCGCCGTGTCCAGCGATGGCCAGGCGCGCACCGCCGGCGACCCCAAGGACAAGACGCCCAAGCCGCCGCGCACCGCCGTGTTGGCCGTGCCGGCCGAAGCCGCCTCGCGCCTGATGCTGGCCAGCCAGGCCGGCTCTTTGCGCCTGGCCGTGCGCAGCAAGGACGAGAACCTCTACGAGAAGGAGCAGCAGGGCCGCTACCTCCAGGCCTCGCTCGGCAATCCTTCCAGCGCGCCGATCACCCTCGAGCAACTGATCGGCAAGCCGCGCCCGGCAGCGGCTCCCGCCGTCCGCCAGGTTTCCGCCCCGCAGGTCGACGCCGGCGTGGTGGTCTACCGCGGCACCGCCGTCACCCGTGAAGCACATTGA
- a CDS encoding type II and III secretion system protein family protein, with the protein MSKRFILTLAALLACAVHAAAQAVPSACAGFADQQLNLDVEQGAQRDQQLPVPIKRLAIGDPNIADVQVLDKRDFLVTGKAEGLTSLLIWTSCSDQPIRTVVRVGARAVGDVAGATGVGAGSLPNQVQTDIRFVEVSRSKLKQASTSLVRRGSNTFVLGSPGSLGNISVDPIGNLDGTFGSANGGFNIIWGGGSSKWLGFINALEGSGFAYTLARPSLVATSGQSASFLAGGEFPIPVPNGDKDTITIEYKEFGVRLTLTPTVMNDKRIALKVAPEVSELDFSSGIRTNDIAVPALTVRRTDTSVMLADGESFVISGLISSSTISNVDKFPFLGNIPIIGALFRSSSLDKDDRELLMIVTPHLVQPLAANAALPKLPGEGLREYDPGFGEFYFLEDGRFDKRKASSGMSH; encoded by the coding sequence ATGTCCAAGCGCTTCATCCTGACCCTGGCCGCCTTGCTGGCCTGCGCCGTGCACGCCGCGGCGCAGGCCGTGCCCAGCGCCTGCGCGGGCTTTGCTGACCAGCAACTCAATCTCGACGTGGAGCAGGGCGCCCAGCGCGACCAGCAACTGCCCGTGCCGATCAAGCGCCTGGCCATCGGCGACCCGAACATCGCCGACGTGCAGGTGCTCGACAAGCGCGACTTCCTCGTCACCGGCAAGGCCGAGGGCCTGACCAGCCTGCTGATCTGGACCAGCTGCAGCGACCAGCCGATCCGCACCGTGGTGCGTGTCGGCGCGCGCGCCGTGGGCGATGTGGCCGGAGCGACCGGCGTCGGCGCCGGCAGCCTGCCCAATCAGGTGCAGACCGACATCCGCTTCGTCGAAGTCAGCCGCAGCAAGCTCAAGCAGGCCAGCACCTCGCTGGTGCGGCGCGGCTCCAATACCTTCGTGCTGGGCTCGCCGGGCAGCCTGGGCAACATTTCCGTCGATCCCATTGGCAACCTGGACGGCACCTTCGGCAGTGCCAATGGCGGCTTCAACATCATCTGGGGCGGCGGCAGCAGCAAATGGCTGGGCTTCATCAATGCCCTGGAAGGCAGCGGCTTCGCCTACACCCTGGCGCGTCCGAGCCTGGTGGCGACCAGCGGCCAGAGCGCCTCGTTCCTAGCCGGTGGCGAGTTCCCGATTCCCGTGCCCAACGGCGACAAGGACACCATCACCATCGAGTACAAGGAATTCGGCGTGCGCCTGACCCTGACCCCGACCGTGATGAACGACAAGCGCATCGCCCTGAAGGTCGCCCCGGAAGTCAGCGAGCTGGATTTCTCCAGCGGCATCCGCACCAACGACATCGCCGTGCCCGCGCTGACCGTGCGGCGCACCGACACCAGCGTGATGCTCGCCGACGGCGAAAGCTTCGTGATCAGCGGGTTGATCAGCAGCAGCACCATCAGCAACGTCGACAAGTTCCCCTTCCTGGGCAACATCCCGATCATCGGCGCGCTGTTCCGCTCCTCCAGCCTGGACAAGGACGACCGCGAACTGCTGATGATCGTCACCCCGCACCTGGTGCAGCCGCTGGCCGCCAATGCGGCATTGCCCAAGCTCCCCGGCGAAGGGCTGCGGGAGTATGACCCGGGCTTCGGCGAGTTCTATTTCCTCGAGGACGGCCGCTTCGACAAGCGCAAGGCCAGCAGCGGGATGTCGCACTGA
- the tadZ gene encoding type 4b pilus Flp biogenesis protein TadZ, whose protein sequence is MSQTFVALIQHPGEQEWLQSSLAGCGQVVLANSGTLEELLSLLDVTGATVLFTSLNKANLVSQGSLIEGLVSARPLLSVVAVGDGLDNQLVLAAMRAGARDFVTYGARASELSGLVRRLGGRLPTVPVSATQQGELISLISARPDADGAFVALHLALALQRQAEHRVLLVDIGQPTGEALAILGMEPSFTFADALRNLRRLDQTLIDSAFTRHESGLRVLSLSDEPGVLERITTAELYLLLGNLRSAFSHILINLTGVAEGELSGQLLMQANRVLWLVDQSVPSCKKGLERLRRLRERSPALPRIELLIERYWASVPPDAPALGKMFGLELFGVLPASPEARLRAKNVGQSLFDLAPRDPLTVKLRDLAEALGAGVAEKRGLLRWIGRARAARS, encoded by the coding sequence ATGAGTCAGACTTTCGTCGCGCTGATCCAGCATCCCGGTGAGCAGGAATGGCTGCAGAGCAGCCTGGCCGGCTGTGGGCAGGTGGTACTGGCCAACAGCGGGACCCTGGAAGAGCTGCTGTCGCTGCTCGACGTCACCGGCGCCACGGTGCTCTTCACCAGCCTCAACAAGGCCAACCTGGTGTCCCAGGGCTCGCTGATCGAGGGGCTGGTTTCCGCCCGGCCGCTGCTCTCCGTCGTCGCTGTCGGCGATGGACTGGACAACCAGCTGGTGCTCGCGGCCATGCGCGCCGGCGCGCGGGATTTCGTCACCTACGGCGCCCGTGCCAGCGAATTGAGCGGGCTGGTCCGGCGCCTTGGCGGGCGCCTGCCCACGGTGCCGGTGAGCGCCACCCAGCAGGGTGAACTGATCAGCCTGATCAGCGCCCGGCCGGATGCCGACGGGGCCTTCGTCGCCCTGCACCTGGCCCTGGCGCTGCAACGCCAGGCGGAGCACCGCGTGCTGCTGGTGGACATCGGCCAGCCCACCGGCGAGGCGCTGGCGATCCTCGGCATGGAGCCCTCGTTCACCTTCGCCGATGCCCTGCGCAACCTGCGCCGCCTGGACCAGACGCTGATCGACAGCGCCTTCACCCGTCATGAATCCGGCCTGCGCGTGCTCAGCCTGTCGGACGAGCCGGGCGTGCTGGAGCGCATCACCACCGCCGAGCTGTACCTGCTGCTGGGCAACCTGCGCAGCGCCTTCAGCCACATCCTGATCAACCTCACCGGCGTCGCCGAAGGCGAGCTCAGCGGGCAGTTGCTGATGCAGGCCAACCGCGTGCTGTGGCTAGTGGACCAGAGCGTGCCGTCGTGCAAGAAGGGCCTGGAGCGCCTGCGCCGCCTGCGCGAGCGCTCGCCCGCGCTGCCGCGCATCGAACTGCTGATCGAGCGCTACTGGGCCTCGGTGCCGCCGGATGCGCCGGCGCTGGGCAAGATGTTCGGCCTGGAACTCTTCGGCGTGCTGCCGGCCTCCCCGGAAGCGCGCCTGCGCGCCAAGAACGTCGGCCAGAGCCTGTTCGACCTGGCCCCGCGCGACCCGCTGACGGTGAAGCTGCGTGACCTTGCCGAGGCGCTGGGTGCGGGCGTGGCCGAGAAGCGCGGGCTGCTGCGCTGGATCGGCCGGGCCAGGGCCGCACGTTCATGA
- the tadA gene encoding type 4b pilus Flp biogenesis ATPase TadA has protein sequence MSQHYGGGHGRHDQDLQTLKMRLHRYIIDEIDEDGMNLLEGARPAVAQYVSEKVCEYASRRQLAISRYELDRLAEEVVDELTGFGPLEILLRDPGISEILVNGPDRVFIEHEGRLYQSDLRFIDDHHVQRVIQRILAPLGRRLDESSPMVDARLPDGSRVNAIIPPVALDGPCLSIRKFSKELLKSADLLAYQSVDEAMLAFLRQAVASRCNILISGGTGTGKTTLLNVMSSFIDERERIVTIEDTAELQLGHDHVVRLETRPPNAEGFGEVTARDLIRNALRMRPDRIILGEIRGVEVLDVLQAMNTGHDGSMSTVHANSAMDSLLRLEMLVGLTGQRVPEQTLRQMLCSALDIIVQITRLSNGRRCVSEIIEVLEVRDGVYVTNSLFSLDRRGTGQFVRTAQPGGVKFRQVLL, from the coding sequence ATGAGCCAGCACTACGGCGGCGGTCACGGCCGCCATGACCAGGACCTGCAGACGCTGAAGATGCGCCTGCACCGCTACATCATCGACGAGATCGACGAAGACGGCATGAACCTGCTGGAGGGCGCGCGGCCGGCGGTGGCGCAGTACGTCTCCGAGAAGGTCTGCGAATACGCCTCGCGCCGCCAGCTGGCGATTTCCCGTTACGAACTCGACCGCCTCGCCGAAGAGGTGGTGGACGAGCTGACCGGCTTCGGCCCGCTGGAAATCCTCCTGCGCGACCCGGGCATCTCCGAAATCCTGGTCAACGGCCCGGACCGGGTGTTCATCGAGCATGAAGGCCGGCTGTACCAGAGCGACCTGCGCTTCATCGACGACCACCACGTGCAGCGGGTGATCCAGCGCATCCTCGCCCCGCTGGGGCGGCGCCTGGACGAGTCCAGCCCGATGGTGGATGCGCGCCTGCCCGACGGCAGCCGGGTCAACGCGATCATCCCGCCGGTGGCGCTGGACGGGCCGTGCCTGTCGATCCGCAAGTTCAGCAAGGAGCTGCTCAAGAGCGCCGACCTGCTGGCCTACCAGAGCGTCGACGAAGCCATGCTGGCATTTCTCCGCCAGGCGGTGGCGAGCCGCTGCAACATCCTCATCAGCGGCGGCACCGGCACCGGCAAGACGACGCTGCTCAACGTCATGAGCAGCTTCATCGACGAGCGCGAACGCATCGTCACTATCGAAGACACCGCCGAACTGCAACTGGGCCACGACCACGTGGTGCGCCTGGAAACACGCCCGCCCAATGCCGAGGGATTCGGCGAAGTGACCGCCCGCGACCTGATCCGCAACGCCCTGCGTATGCGCCCGGACCGCATCATCCTCGGCGAAATCCGCGGCGTCGAAGTGCTCGACGTGCTGCAGGCGATGAACACTGGCCACGACGGGTCGATGAGCACCGTGCACGCCAACTCGGCGATGGATTCGCTGCTGCGCCTGGAGATGCTGGTGGGCCTCACCGGCCAGCGCGTGCCGGAGCAGACCCTGCGGCAGATGCTCTGTTCGGCGCTGGACATCATCGTGCAGATCACCCGTCTGTCCAACGGCCGCCGTTGCGTCAGCGAGATCATCGAAGTGCTGGAGGTGCGCGACGGCGTCTACGTCACCAACTCGCTGTTCAGCCTCGACCGGCGCGGCACCGGGCAGTTCGTCCGCACCGCCCAGCCGGGCGGGGTGAAATTCCGCCAGGTGCTGCTGTGA
- a CDS encoding type II secretion system F family protein — protein sequence MSGALWLVVASLTLAAFGMLLAGMGWRARHHELVMRRLSGEGAAASGSRVRSSHWLARRMRRAGIADMRRWVLGAGVVCILLALFGQRLAGPVGALCGIGLGVLGFHTLLNVLYRRRLQKMIRQMPNFLDQVVRSLHSGRTLGDAITQAVTVADDPLREIFALVNNHVLLGISLPEALQEVAELYDVEELHVLSLGVAVNHRYGGNTTDLLENIIKVIHEREKLGRQLRAMTGETRLSALVLALLPVSLGAYILFSNPGYLMNMWNDHGGRLMLLTSLGLQVLGCYTLWRMLKSI from the coding sequence GTGAGCGGCGCCCTCTGGCTGGTGGTGGCGAGCCTGACGCTGGCGGCCTTCGGGATGCTGCTGGCCGGGATGGGCTGGCGTGCGCGGCACCACGAACTGGTGATGCGCCGGCTGAGCGGGGAGGGGGCAGCCGCCAGTGGTAGCCGCGTCCGCAGCAGCCACTGGCTGGCACGCCGCATGCGCCGTGCCGGCATCGCCGACATGCGCCGCTGGGTGCTGGGCGCGGGGGTGGTGTGCATCCTGCTGGCGCTGTTCGGCCAGCGTCTGGCCGGGCCGGTCGGCGCCCTGTGCGGCATCGGCCTGGGTGTGCTGGGCTTCCATACGCTGCTCAACGTGCTGTACCGGCGACGTCTGCAGAAGATGATCCGGCAGATGCCCAACTTCCTCGACCAGGTGGTGCGCAGCCTGCATTCCGGCCGCACCCTGGGCGATGCCATCACCCAGGCGGTGACCGTCGCCGACGACCCGCTGCGGGAAATCTTCGCGCTGGTGAACAACCACGTGCTGCTGGGCATCAGCCTGCCCGAGGCGCTGCAGGAAGTGGCCGAGCTGTACGACGTGGAGGAGCTGCACGTGCTCTCCCTCGGCGTGGCGGTGAACCACCGTTACGGCGGCAATACCACCGACCTGCTGGAGAACATCATCAAGGTCATCCACGAGCGGGAGAAACTGGGCCGCCAGCTGCGCGCCATGACCGGCGAAACGCGCTTGAGCGCCCTGGTGCTGGCGCTGCTGCCGGTGAGCCTGGGCGCCTACATCCTGTTCAGCAATCCCGGCTACCTGATGAACATGTGGAACGACCATGGTGGCCGCCTGATGCTGCTGACATCCCTGGGGTTGCAGGTGCTGGGGTGCTACACGCTCTGGCGCATGCTCAAGAGCATCTGA
- a CDS encoding type II secretion system F family protein yields the protein MPLFYGLMVLILALAAILLLLSQSRAAGREQRLIEQRLGSQPLPRGAGQRVAQLFDRMSDSGLGRRLQLRDDEVRLLLNQAGWSGNTPRSLYLMSIFLVPVVFVTIVLVILATPGHAHTSPLLPLSFAAGIGFLLPKRVLAHFAGKRRQRLADEVILFIQLIRILFDSGLTVEQSLHVVCREGRGIVPVLVEELDGVLAHAESGLDLADELELLSKRLAVGELTDCCNVLRQMVRQGGSARTSLLTLKQLFEDRRLTGLQEKVSKMSAKMSLVMMTLLFPALLIILAGPGFLAITKALGRMG from the coding sequence ATGCCCCTGTTCTACGGTTTGATGGTGCTGATCCTCGCGCTCGCGGCGATCCTCCTGCTGTTGTCGCAGAGCCGCGCGGCGGGGCGCGAGCAACGCCTGATCGAACAGCGCCTGGGCAGCCAGCCCTTGCCGCGCGGCGCCGGCCAGCGCGTGGCACAGCTGTTCGATCGGATGAGCGACAGCGGCCTGGGCCGCCGCCTGCAATTGCGTGACGACGAGGTCCGGTTGCTGCTGAACCAGGCCGGGTGGTCCGGCAACACGCCACGCAGCCTGTACCTGATGTCGATCTTCCTGGTGCCGGTGGTGTTCGTCACCATCGTCCTGGTGATCCTCGCCACGCCGGGGCACGCGCACACCTCGCCGTTGCTGCCGTTGTCCTTCGCCGCCGGCATCGGCTTCCTGCTGCCCAAGCGGGTGCTGGCCCACTTTGCCGGCAAGCGCCGCCAGCGCCTGGCGGACGAGGTGATCCTGTTCATCCAGCTGATCCGCATCCTCTTCGATTCCGGCCTGACCGTGGAGCAGAGCCTGCACGTGGTCTGCCGGGAAGGGCGGGGCATCGTGCCGGTGCTGGTGGAAGAGCTCGATGGGGTTCTGGCCCACGCCGAAAGCGGCCTGGACCTGGCCGACGAACTGGAACTGCTGAGCAAGCGCCTGGCGGTGGGGGAACTGACCGACTGCTGCAACGTGCTGCGCCAGATGGTGCGCCAGGGCGGCAGTGCGCGCACCTCGCTGCTGACGCTCAAGCAATTGTTCGAAGACCGGCGCCTGACTGGCCTGCAGGAAAAGGTCAGCAAGATGTCGGCGAAGATGAGCCTGGTGATGATGACGCTGCTGTTCCCGGCGCTGCTGATCATCCTGGCCGGGCCCGGCTTCCTCGCGATTACCAAGGCCTTGGGGAGAATGGGATGA